One window of Mycoplasmopsis gallopavonis genomic DNA carries:
- the cdd gene encoding cytidine deaminase, whose protein sequence is MSKHEKLLELLTKSYAPYSKFPVAAILVAEDGTEYYGVNVKNAAYPSGLCAERSAMFGSVAYGGKVGHFKEIHIISGKNEIISPCAGCRQVMTEFMPLDAKVIQYSNDGKQIRINTVEELVPYSIRVEEITI, encoded by the coding sequence ATGTCAAAACATGAAAAATTACTTGAATTACTAACTAAATCTTATGCACCTTACTCTAAGTTTCCTGTTGCTGCTATTTTAGTTGCCGAAGATGGAACAGAATATTACGGAGTTAATGTTAAAAATGCAGCATATCCATCAGGTCTTTGTGCCGAAAGAAGTGCAATGTTTGGTTCTGTTGCTTATGGTGGTAAAGTTGGACATTTTAAAGAAATTCACATTATTAGTGGTAAAAACGAAATAATTAGTCCTTGTGCAGGATGTAGACAAGTTATGACTGAGTTTATGCCGCTTGATGCCAAAGTTATTCAATATAGTAATGATGGAAAACAAATAAGAATTAATACAGTTGAAGAACTTGTTCCTTATTCAATTAGAGTAGAGGAAATTACAATTTAG
- the ybeY gene encoding rRNA maturation RNase YbeY: protein MQKAQIELNIKNNIKKATIYETEMYQIIENFAQYFKIKKPIILDVTIVGPQKIRNLNRDYRGKDYVTDILSFDFRDEELYGSLPFYHLGELVICWDKVLRQSKKFGHSTKREFCYLFAHGLVHLKGYDHEIEAERIIMNQIVDDIFNPLKISREE, encoded by the coding sequence ATGCAAAAAGCACAAATTGAATTAAATATCAAAAATAATATTAAAAAAGCTACTATTTATGAAACAGAAATGTATCAAATAATAGAAAATTTTGCTCAATATTTCAAGATTAAGAAACCAATTATTTTAGATGTAACTATTGTTGGACCCCAAAAAATTCGTAATTTAAATCGAGATTATCGTGGAAAAGATTATGTAACTGACATTTTATCTTTTGATTTTCGAGATGAAGAACTTTATGGTTCTTTACCATTTTATCACTTAGGTGAGCTAGTTATTTGCTGAGATAAAGTTTTAAGGCAATCTAAAAAATTTGGACATTCAACAAAAAGAGAGTTCTGTTATCTTTTCGCCCACGGACTTGTTCATTTAAAAGGTTATGATCATGAAATTGAAGCAGAAAGAATTATTATGAATCAAATAGTAGACGATATTTTTAACCCATTAAAAATATCAAGAGAGGAATAA
- a CDS encoding MAG1140 family protein: MLKKNQLGYLEFLLLLILFLAFGIFLFCCLNFKFNKFSQALIFREDDELWLRNIELIDLQKTKYDIHFQYNNHFYTSFIKIQEIANERIKIENNQLLEIMSQKNLYNLTIFVKLDQVNFIKLLLTFNN, from the coding sequence ATGTTAAAGAAGAATCAATTAGGTTATTTAGAATTTTTACTCTTATTAATTCTTTTTCTTGCTTTTGGTATTTTTCTTTTTTGTTGCTTAAATTTTAAATTTAATAAATTTTCACAAGCGTTAATTTTTAGAGAAGATGATGAATTATGACTTAGAAATATTGAATTAATCGATCTTCAAAAAACAAAATATGACATTCATTTTCAATATAATAATCACTTTTACACAAGTTTTATCAAGATTCAAGAAATAGCTAATGAAAGAATTAAAATCGAAAATAATCAATTGCTTGAAATAATGAGTCAGAAAAATCTTTACAACTTAACTATTTTTGTTAAACTAGATCAAGTAAATTTTATAAAACTACTTTTAACTTTTAATAACTAG